In Kaistella faecalis, a genomic segment contains:
- a CDS encoding DUF3307 domain-containing protein produces MIFIPLILAHLLGDFLLQPNSWVADKERKKAGSIYLYLHVLVHTVLSFVFLWDLNLWWIALIIGVTHFLIDWIKLTFQNHKTKRTWFFVDQLLHVAVISVLSVIYFPYFRWEDFFNPENLKLLTAAVFLTVPSSILIKTLISIWTPVTVEHSKLQTESLVNAGKYIGILERLLVFVFIVVNHWEGVGFMIAAKSVFRFSDLAEAKQRKLTEYVLIGTLLSFGIAVITGILVKI; encoded by the coding sequence ATGATTTTTATTCCCCTCATATTAGCGCATCTATTGGGAGATTTTCTTCTCCAGCCAAATTCATGGGTTGCTGATAAAGAGAGAAAAAAAGCCGGAAGTATTTATTTATATCTCCACGTGCTGGTTCATACCGTTTTGTCTTTCGTTTTTCTGTGGGATTTAAACCTTTGGTGGATCGCCTTAATTATTGGCGTTACGCATTTTTTAATCGACTGGATCAAACTCACCTTTCAAAATCACAAAACAAAAAGAACGTGGTTTTTTGTGGATCAGCTGCTGCATGTTGCCGTAATATCAGTTTTATCAGTGATTTATTTTCCTTATTTCAGATGGGAAGATTTCTTCAATCCGGAAAATTTAAAACTGCTTACTGCCGCTGTATTCTTAACCGTTCCTTCTTCAATATTAATTAAAACTTTAATCTCGATCTGGACGCCGGTTACTGTTGAACACAGCAAATTACAGACTGAATCTCTCGTCAATGCAGGAAAATATATCGGTATTTTAGAACGGCTTTTGGTTTTCGTGTTTATTGTTGTGAACCATTGGGAAGGCGTGGGTTTTATGATTGCTGCGAAATCGGTTTTCAGATTCAGCGATTTGGCAGAAGCGAAACAGCGTAAACTCACAGAATACGTTTTGATAGGAACATTACTGAGTTTTGGAATTGCTGTGATAACAGGAATTTTAGTTAAAATTTAA
- the purC gene encoding phosphoribosylaminoimidazolesuccinocarboxamide synthase gives MTKGAMLYEGKAKQVFETDHPDEVIVRFKDDATAFNAQKKGSVDLKGEMNNAITTLIFEYLNEKGIPTHFIKKIDEREQLVKKVHIIPLEMVVRNYSAGSMAQRLGVEEGIKSPVTIFDICYKKDELGDPLINDHHAVFLGAATYDELDEMYELTSDINDILIDLFDKMNIILVDFKIELGKTSDGQIILADEISPDTCRLWDKDTMKKLDKDRFRRDLGGVTEAYVEIYERLKKVLNK, from the coding sequence ATGACAAAAGGAGCAATGCTTTATGAAGGAAAAGCAAAACAGGTCTTCGAAACGGATCATCCGGATGAAGTGATTGTACGTTTCAAAGATGATGCAACCGCTTTCAACGCACAGAAAAAAGGAAGTGTAGATTTGAAAGGAGAAATGAATAACGCCATTACAACGCTGATTTTCGAGTATTTAAATGAAAAAGGAATCCCAACTCATTTCATTAAAAAGATCGATGAAAGAGAACAGCTGGTAAAAAAAGTACATATTATTCCGTTAGAAATGGTAGTCAGAAATTACTCCGCCGGAAGTATGGCACAAAGACTTGGAGTGGAAGAAGGCATTAAATCGCCGGTAACCATCTTCGATATCTGCTACAAAAAAGATGAACTGGGTGACCCGTTAATCAACGATCATCACGCGGTTTTTCTTGGCGCTGCGACTTATGATGAGCTCGATGAAATGTACGAGCTTACTTCCGATATCAATGATATCCTGATCGATCTCTTCGATAAAATGAATATCATACTCGTTGATTTCAAAATAGAATTAGGGAAAACCTCCGACGGACAAATTATTCTGGCTGACGAAATTTCTCCTGATACCTGCAGGCTTTGGGATAAAGATACCATGAAAAAACTCGATAAAGACCGTTTCAGAAGGGATTTGGGCGGAGTTACCGAAGCTTATGTTGAGATCTACGAAAGATTGAAAAAAGTTTTGAACAAATAA
- a CDS encoding SatD family protein, translated as MIAIITGDIINSQKTDSELWLPKLKNLLGSWSVTPENWEVYRGDEFQVKCSVDEVFRKCLVIKSLIRTFENLDVRLAIGIGNEVYLSEKITESNGSAYVNSGRLLNDIKAEGKTLAIKTENDKVNRDLNILFKWASIDFDNWTVATAEIIHRLLTNSELTQDELAKDFNITQSSVSQRVKRSNYDLIQETDLYFRKKITEL; from the coding sequence ATGATTGCCATTATAACCGGGGATATTATCAATTCTCAAAAAACTGATTCTGAACTGTGGCTTCCTAAACTGAAAAATCTTTTAGGAAGCTGGTCAGTAACACCGGAAAACTGGGAAGTGTACCGCGGAGACGAATTTCAGGTGAAATGCAGTGTTGATGAGGTTTTTAGGAAATGTTTAGTCATAAAATCTTTAATCAGAACTTTTGAAAATTTAGACGTTAGACTGGCAATCGGAATAGGAAACGAAGTTTATTTATCTGAAAAAATAACCGAATCAAACGGCTCAGCGTATGTAAATTCCGGAAGACTTTTAAACGATATCAAGGCAGAAGGAAAAACTTTAGCGATTAAAACCGAAAACGATAAAGTGAACCGCGACCTCAATATCCTTTTTAAATGGGCTTCCATCGATTTTGATAACTGGACCGTAGCAACAGCAGAAATAATTCACCGGTTGCTCACCAACTCTGAACTCACTCAGGATGAACTGGCGAAAGATTTTAATATTACCCAATCATCGGTCAGTCAAAGAGTTAAACGCTCAAATTATGATCTTATTCAGGAAACAGATCTATATTTCAGAAAAAAAATAACAGAACTGTAA